The window ATGCTCATCCGGCGAGCGCATGTTATCTACCGGATTATTACCCAAAAAGCAATATGTTTTGGCCATGGATTACCTTAATGAGTTTTCAGCAAGTGATTCGGAATGAATATCTTTGACATAGGTGATTTTACTATCTCCAGGATTGTAAAAATCTTTCATAAATGCATCTTTCAGATAACCGCATCGGGAATAGAACATTCGTGTCGTCCTGTACTGATCCCGGGAGGAGGTGTCGATATAAATCAATCTTCCCCCCTGTTTTTCAATCAGGTTTTCAGTACGTGCCAGCAGCGCTTTTCCGATACCCGATCGGCGAAAATTATTGTGGACAACTATCCAGTAGAGGTCATAACTGTACGGGGTATCCGGTATGGGCCCAAAACAGGTATAACCTGTGATATTTCCCTCCCATTCGGCAAACAGAAAAAAGTAACCGCTCCGGGCGCCGTTTGACAGCCGTTCTTCAACGAGTTCCACAGCAATGCCAATTTCTTTTTGCGAAAAAAACCCGGAGGACTCGACTAAGTGTCGAACATGGTCTCTGTCTGAGGGCCTTACGTCTTCACGATATATGATTTCTTTACTTTTCATAGTTATAGTCAGGAGAGGCGTCACGCCTGCCTATATGCAGGCATCTTTTATAATCCGTTCAATTGTCCGGTTAAAGCTCAATCCAGCTTGCGCCACAGCAGCAGCAAATCCCCCATCCGGAGACAGGCATGGATTTGTATTTACCTCCAGCACCCAGGGAAGGCCTGTTTTATCGATCCGGAAATCGATTCTCGCGTATCCCCGCAGACCGAACACACGCCAGCACTGCAGAGCTAAATCCGTCAGTCGGTGAAGCAACGGTTCATCCTCCTGCGGAAAATCAAAAGACCGTGGTGTATGTTGATATTCAAAGGAGTCTTCCACCCATTTGGAGCGGTAGTCTACTACCCTGGCCTTGCCCGGCGGAAAATCGTCAAACCGAATCTCGGAAGGGGGAAGGACCTCCGGCCCTGCATCACCCGCAAGGAGGGAAAGATTGAATTCTCTTCCCTCAACAAACACCTCTGCAAAGCACTTCACGCCAAGATTTTCCTGTTGGGAGAGTATGGCTTTGCGGAGTTGATAGAGATCCTGTGCGAAGATAATAGAATCCTCATGGAGCCATGCGGAGGCATGTTCCCATACGGCTTTAATGATGTATATGCCTTCGATAAAGGGACCTTTGTAATGCTCATCGGGTAAAAAACATGGGGGCGTTGCAATGCCCGCGGCATGGAGGAGCTTTTTGGCGAGAACCTTGTTCGAAGTGAGAAATGTGGCCTCTGTGCCTGCGCCGGTGTAAGGGATTCTCAAAAAATCCAAAATTGAAGGGGCGATGTGTATCAGACTTCCCTGGCCCGCTATCGTTTCCACAAGGTTGAAAACGAAAACCGGCTTTATTTCCTTGAGTTGCTCGGTCGTTTTTGTGAAGTTCAGTGAAAGGGGAATGATGACGGGTTTATATCCCAGATTCATGAGAGCCGACGATACAACATCGGCCTGAATGAGGGCGTCCTTCTCATCACTGCCTGCCTCTTGCTGAATTTCACCGTGCAGCACAACAACATTCATGGATTAGCGTGGTGTCTCTCTGTTATTACAATTGGCAAGGCAGGCAAGATGAGGGTCGAGAAGGGTTGATCGAACCGTGTGCGAATTCGGATTTTTGCCCTGCAGACGCTTTAGTGCCGAATCCATAATCATAGTAATGAGCTCGTGATAGGGAATACCCGCAAGGTTACAGATTATAGGAAGGTCAGAATGTTCCGGATGCAAGCCGGCTAATGGATTAACTTCCATAAAATGTGGTATTCCCTCCGCATCGGCACGGAGATCAACTCTGCCCGCATCCCGGCAGCCAAGGCCCCGCCATGCGGCAAGAGATGTTTCCTGCGCCAGTTGAGCCATTGAGTCATTGACCAGGCGATATTCCACAAGCTCCTCACAGTTCTCTTTGTTTACGTAGGAATAGACATCTTTCTCAGCGTTTTCTTTGAGGTGGACTTCCATAACCCCGAGTGCGACGGCATCATGCCCTGTACCGACAATACCTATTGTGAACTCCCGGCCGGGAAGGAACCGCTCGACAAGAACAGGTTGCCGGAGTGTAAATAAAAGATTCCGGCACACATGGAAGAGTTGTTCCCGTGAGGTTATCTTTGAGGCAGCGGTAATGCCCTTGCTGGTGCCCTCTGCAACAGGTTTGGCGAAGAGAGGAAAGGGAAGCGTAATTTTCTCTATGTCGTCTTCGCCTTCAACGACAGCAAAATCCGGGGTTAGGATGCCAAGGCCACGAATAACATGCTTGGTCATGCCTTTATGAAGAGTCAGGGAAAGAATAAGGGGATCGGAAAAGGTGTAAGGGATATTGTAGGCATCAAGGATGGCAGGCACCTGCGCTTCGCGACCAAGCCCCTCTATGCCTTCGGCAATGTTAAAGACGATATCCCATCTGTCACCGGATGAGAGCCTTTTGACAAGAGACTTAATGTTGCCGATACGATCGGTCAGGTATCCTAAATCCTGTAATGTCTGCTCAATGGCGTCTATCGTGTCTGCCCGGTCAAATTCTGCCGTTTCTTCGTCATTATACCCTTCGGCAAGATAATCGTCGCGAAGGTCGTATGTAATCCCGGTTTTCACAGCGATACCTTACATGTTGTCTTTTTGCGATAACCGGCAGTCCGGGTAACGATAGATATTTCCCTCATAGTTTCTCAGCATCAGATCGTTGCCGTCCCGACCAATAACATATTCTGGCAGGAGAGGGATTTTGCCGCCGCCCCCTGGAGCGTCGATGACGTAAGTCGGTACTGCATAGCCGGTCGTATGGCCGCGCAGACCCTCAATAATATCAAGTCCAGACTTTATTGGTGTGCGAAAATGAGACGATCCGGGAATCGGGTCACACTGATAGAGATAATAAGGTTTGACCCGCACTTTAAGCAGACCGAGAAACAGCAGCTTCATGGTCTCTACATCGTCATTTATCTTGTGGAGCAGGACCGTCTGGCTGCCGAGCGGTATACCTGCATTGGCAAGGCGAATGCAAGCCTGATTCATTTCAGTCGTTAATTCATCCGGGTGGTTCAGGTGGATACTTATCCACAGGGGGTGGAAGCGCTTTAACATGCAGGTGAGTTTCGGCGTTATCCTCTGAGGCATTACAACGGGAACCTTGGTGCCGATACGCAGAATTTCGATGTGGGGAATTTTTCTTAAGCGGGCTAAAAGCCATTCCAGCTTTTCATCGGAAAGCGTCAGTGGATCGCCGCCGGATAACAGCACATCACGAATCTGAGGATTTGCTGTAATGTAATCGATTGCACCTTCCCAGGAATCAGTGCTTGACAGAGGCTTTCCGTGACTGCCAACCATGCGTGAGCGTGTGCAATACCGGCAGTAGGTTGAACAGGTATCCGTCACAAGGAAAAGGACACGATCCGGGTAGCGATGTACTATTCCCGGAACAGGGGAGTCATGCTCTTCTCCTAACGGGTCATCGGCTTCCACTGCTGTGCGGTTACGTTCATCGGTTACAGGCACCACCATGCGTCGCAGCGGTTGATACGGGTCAAATTCGTCAAGAAGGCTTAAGTAATAGGGTGTGATTGCCACAGGCAGTGAGCCCGCCTGATGGTCCATAGCGTT is drawn from Deltaproteobacteria bacterium and contains these coding sequences:
- a CDS encoding KamA family radical SAM protein, yielding MESEALFTEEAEPPGNVAGLVGIENYANDFLNSYNTLLAPSVVKTKGVQYLFRFKESPRSRAFRKRFFPEITSLEWGNWHWQYSNRIRDVETLSQFIWLSEDERNAMDHQAGSLPVAITPYYLSLLDEFDPYQPLRRMVVPVTDERNRTAVEADDPLGEEHDSPVPGIVHRYPDRVLFLVTDTCSTYCRYCTRSRMVGSHGKPLSSTDSWEGAIDYITANPQIRDVLLSGGDPLTLSDEKLEWLLARLRKIPHIEILRIGTKVPVVMPQRITPKLTCMLKRFHPLWISIHLNHPDELTTEMNQACIRLANAGIPLGSQTVLLHKINDDVETMKLLFLGLLKVRVKPYYLYQCDPIPGSSHFRTPIKSGLDIIEGLRGHTTGYAVPTYVIDAPGGGGKIPLLPEYVIGRDGNDLMLRNYEGNIYRYPDCRLSQKDNM
- a CDS encoding D-alanine--D-alanine ligase encodes the protein MNVVVLHGEIQQEAGSDEKDALIQADVVSSALMNLGYKPVIIPLSLNFTKTTEQLKEIKPVFVFNLVETIAGQGSLIHIAPSILDFLRIPYTGAGTEATFLTSNKVLAKKLLHAAGIATPPCFLPDEHYKGPFIEGIYIIKAVWEHASAWLHEDSIIFAQDLYQLRKAILSQQENLGVKCFAEVFVEGREFNLSLLAGDAGPEVLPPSEIRFDDFPPGKARVVDYRSKWVEDSFEYQHTPRSFDFPQEDEPLLHRLTDLALQCWRVFGLRGYARIDFRIDKTGLPWVLEVNTNPCLSPDGGFAAAVAQAGLSFNRTIERIIKDACI
- a CDS encoding D-alanine--D-alanine ligase, whose translation is MKTGITYDLRDDYLAEGYNDEETAEFDRADTIDAIEQTLQDLGYLTDRIGNIKSLVKRLSSGDRWDIVFNIAEGIEGLGREAQVPAILDAYNIPYTFSDPLILSLTLHKGMTKHVIRGLGILTPDFAVVEGEDDIEKITLPFPLFAKPVAEGTSKGITAASKITSREQLFHVCRNLLFTLRQPVLVERFLPGREFTIGIVGTGHDAVALGVMEVHLKENAEKDVYSYVNKENCEELVEYRLVNDSMAQLAQETSLAAWRGLGCRDAGRVDLRADAEGIPHFMEVNPLAGLHPEHSDLPIICNLAGIPYHELITMIMDSALKRLQGKNPNSHTVRSTLLDPHLACLANCNNRETPR
- a CDS encoding GNAT family N-acetyltransferase yields the protein MKSKEIIYREDVRPSDRDHVRHLVESSGFFSQKEIGIAVELVEERLSNGARSGYFFLFAEWEGNITGYTCFGPIPDTPYSYDLYWIVVHNNFRRSGIGKALLARTENLIEKQGGRLIYIDTSSRDQYRTTRMFYSRCGYLKDAFMKDFYNPGDSKITYVKDIHSESLAENSLR